One Pecten maximus chromosome 16, xPecMax1.1, whole genome shotgun sequence DNA window includes the following coding sequences:
- the LOC117344661 gene encoding ring-infected erythrocyte surface antigen-like, whose protein sequence is MKENIQDDIPAGRKENIQDDIPAGREENIQDDIPAGRKENIQDDIPAGRKENIQDDKQAGRKENIQDDKQAGRKENIQDNKQAGREENIQDDIPAGRKENIQDDIPAGRKENIQDDIPAGREENIQDDIPAGRKENIQDDISAGRKENIQDYIPAGREENIQDDKQAGRKENIQDDIPAGRKENIQDDIPAGRKESIQDDIPARMKENIQDDIPAGRKENTSPSILRLGHAEVIRTFSPSPSILRLGHAEVKDILP, encoded by the coding sequence ATGAAGGAAAACATACAGGATGATATACCAGCTGGGAGGAAGGAAAACATACAGGACGATATACCAGCTGGGAGGGAGGAAAACATACAGGATGATATACCAGCTGGGAGGAAGGAAAACATACAGGATGATATACCAGCTGGGAGGAAGGAAAACATACAGGACGATAAACAAGCTGGGAGGAAGGAAAACATACAGGACGATAAACAAGCTGGGAGGAAGGAAAACATACAGGACAATAAACAAGCTGGGAGGGAGGAAAACATACAGGATGATATACCAGCTGGGAGGAAGGAAAACATACAGGATGATATACCAGCTGGGAGGAAGGAAAACATACAGGATGATATACCAGCTGGGAGGGAGGAAAACATACAGGATGATATACCAGCTGGGAGGAAGGAAAACATACAGGATGATATATCAGCTGGGAGGAAGGAAAACATACAGGATTATATACCAGCTGGGAGGGAGGAAAACATACAGGACGATAAACAAGCTGGGAGGAAGGAAAACATACAGGATGATATACCAGCTGGGAGGAAGGAAAACATACAGGATGATATACCAGCTGGGAGGAAGGAAAGCATACAGGATGATATACCAGCTAGGATGAAGGAAAACATACAGGATGATATACCAGCTGGGAGGAAGGAAAATACTAGTCCTTCAATACTGAGGCTGGGACATGCTGAGGTTATAAGGACATTCTCCCCTAGTCCTTCAATACTGAGGCTAGGACATGCTGAGGTTAAGGACATTCTCCCCTAG